A genomic region of Cryptococcus neoformans var. grubii H99 chromosome 13, complete sequence contains the following coding sequences:
- a CDS encoding ribosome biogenesis protein YTM1, translated as MSIDPAGSQASRQLPINLFTRSPTDAIPQSTYFIPSAWRRFQLSELINQVLGNTAENGNKPVPFDFLVNGEVLRGSLEAWVKKNRGGDEESQIDVEYVRSVMPPEEAARVEVEDWVSGLSLSRKGYVLLSSYLSHLQVLPLSAAAQSSSALYTLPLPTSLGATSCTWVSPQTQEIDILVAAGGVDRQTHVYSIPSLSPDTADAPRELYTLHGHTSPVSSVIASSSGKEIVTGSWDGNINLYVLPDAEPTEHQVPADPVSYLPGQGTKKRRKLEKDQEKAPIEGLTDGDATGEGGWRRAPDAVMRGHAGRVGGLVWDKLDSGKIWSAGWDGSVRGWEVETGAAGVLRQGPFDKSALCVDQWKMNGTLATGNMDRTICLWDTRQATSLISLTLPTTSPVPSVTCHPTSPFTLASATYSGVVQIWDIRSPKTALFTVSKAQSKLADPNRKVTKNGKVLGERLLAVDWDGEVLVAGGEDGEVGIWRARGE; from the exons ATGTCGATCGACCCAGCTGGTTCACAGGCATCTCGCCAACTCCCCATCAATCTCTTCACCAGGTCTCCAACGGATGCCATCCCCCAGTCTACTTATTTCATTCCCTCCGCCTGGCGTCGATTCCAACTTTCAGAACTCATAAACCAGGTTCTCGGCAACACCGCCGAAAATGGAAATAAACCTGTGCCATTTGACTTCCTTGTGAACGGTGAAGTTCTTAGGGGTAGCTTGGAAGCGTGGGTGAAAAAGAACaggggaggagatgaagaaagtcAGATTGATGTTGAGTATGTGAGGAGTGTGATGCCGCCAGAGGAGGCTGCGAGGGTCGAAGTCGAGGATTGGGTGTCTggcttgagcttgagcagGAAGGG ATACGTGCTTCTTTCATCCTACCTGTCTCACCTGCAAGTCCTCCCTCTTTCAGCTGCTGCTCAATCCTCATCTGCTCTTTAcactcttcccctccctaCTTCCCTTGGTGCTACATCTTGTACCTGGGTTTCTCCTCAAACTCAAGAAATCGACATCCTCGTCGCTGCCGGTGGTGTTGACCGTCAAACGCACGTTTACTCTAttccctccctctcacCCGACACTGCCGATGCTCCTCGCGAACTCTACACCCTTCACGGCCACACCAGCCCTGTTTCTTCTGTCATCGCTAGCTCTTCTGGTAAAGAAATTGTAACCGGCTCGTGGGACGGTAACATCAACCTCTACGTCCTTCCTGACGCCGAGCCAACAGAACACCAAGTCCCTGCCGATCCCGTGTCTTATCTCCCTGGTCAAGGTACCAAGAAGCGTCGGAAGCTCGAGAAAGACCAAGAAAAGGCTCCTATAGAAGGTCTCACTGACGGCGATGCTACCGGCGAAGGTGGATGGAGGCGTGCGCCCGATGCTGTCATGCGCGGCCATGCGGGCAGGGTCGGTGGCCTCGTTTGGGACAAGCTTGACAGTGGCAAGATCTGGAGTGCTGGCTGGGACGGAAGCGTGCGTGgatgggaggtggagaCTGGTGCTGCTGGAGTGTTGAGGCAGGGACCGTTTGACAAGTCTGCCTTGTGTGTGGAtcagtggaagatgaatgGAACTCTGGCGACCGGTAACATGGACAGGACGATTTGTCTTTGGGATACTCGACAAG CTACCTCCTTGATTTCCCTTACACTTCCCACCACGTCCCCCGTCCCCTCCGTTACATGCCATCCCACATCCCCCTTCACCCTCGCCTCTGCCACTTACTCTGGCGTTGTCCAAATCTGGGATATCCGATCACCCAAGACTGCCCTATTCACCGTTTCAAAGGCGCAGAGCAAGTTGGCCGATCCTAATAGAAAGGTCACGAAGAATGGCAAGGTTTTGGGTGAGAGGCTGTTGGCGGTTGActgggatggagaagtTTTGGTTGCGGGAGGTGAAGACGGCGAGGTTGGGATCTGGCGAGCGAGAGGAGAGTAA